From a region of the Streptacidiphilus albus JL83 genome:
- a CDS encoding response regulator transcription factor, with protein MEPDGGQRSGAVRVVIVDDHPLFREGLRAALGSAADIEVVAEAETVAAALAVVAEHRPDVVIMDLSLPDGSGIEATRRIAADRPELPVLILTMSDDDASLLGALQEGARGYLVKGASRDEVLHAVRTVAYGGAVFGRDIAARISGLVAGGRRLDAERLFPALTAREVEVLELVARGLDNRRISRELYLAEKTVRNHISHIFDKLHVATRAEAVARARDVGLGDRDEQP; from the coding sequence TGGAACCCGACGGAGGTCAGCGCAGCGGTGCCGTCCGGGTGGTCATCGTCGACGACCACCCGCTCTTCCGGGAGGGCCTGCGGGCCGCCCTGGGCAGCGCCGCGGACATCGAGGTGGTCGCCGAGGCGGAGACGGTCGCGGCGGCGCTCGCCGTGGTCGCCGAACACCGGCCGGACGTCGTCATCATGGACCTCTCGCTGCCCGACGGCAGCGGCATCGAGGCCACCCGCAGGATCGCCGCGGACCGGCCCGAGCTGCCGGTGCTGATACTCACCATGTCCGACGACGACGCCAGCCTGCTCGGCGCGCTCCAGGAGGGCGCCCGCGGCTACCTGGTCAAGGGCGCGAGCCGGGACGAGGTGCTGCACGCGGTGCGCACCGTCGCCTACGGCGGCGCGGTCTTCGGCCGCGACATCGCGGCCCGGATCTCCGGCCTGGTCGCGGGCGGACGCCGGCTCGACGCGGAGCGGCTCTTCCCGGCGCTGACCGCGCGCGAGGTCGAGGTGCTGGAACTGGTCGCCCGCGGCCTGGACAACCGGCGGATCTCCCGCGAGCTGTACCTCGCCGAGAAGACCGTCCGCAACCACATCTCGCACATCTTCGACAAGCTGCACGTCGCCACCCGCGCCGAGGCGGTCGCCCGCGCCCGGGACGTCGGCCTCGGCGACCGGGACGAGCAGCCGTAA
- a CDS encoding MFS transporter, translated as MSATGSARGALAATAVACGVSVAGIYYAQPLLPALAAAFGTSPAAAAVVVTAGQLGYTAGLLLVVPLGDGRDRRRLATALLLLAAPAAALAALAPALWVLAVAVVLLGLAGTAAQVLVALTATGAGPGRRGRAVGTVMGGLTAGILLARVVSGALAEAAGWRAVYAAAAVLLAGTALLVHRALPRPAPPPAAAAAPVRYRSLLAGPLLLLLREPALRLRCAHGFLAFAAFSAFWTSCAFLLAAPPFGFGEAAIGLFGLAGLAGVVFAQPAGRLCDRGYARRASSGSTALMAVSFAVLALGRGSLVALAAGAVLLDLGLRGVQTANQQQIYARLPTAAHSRVTTAYMTCYFAGGATGSALSAALYARAGWTGVCLLGAALAAAPLLRSRLAPTTTEETP; from the coding sequence GTGAGCGCGACCGGCTCGGCCCGCGGCGCCCTGGCGGCGACGGCGGTCGCCTGCGGGGTGAGCGTGGCCGGGATCTACTACGCCCAGCCACTACTGCCCGCGCTGGCGGCGGCCTTCGGCACCAGCCCGGCCGCGGCCGCGGTGGTGGTGACGGCCGGTCAGCTCGGCTACACCGCCGGGCTGCTGCTGGTGGTCCCGCTCGGCGACGGGCGGGACCGGCGGCGGCTGGCCACCGCGCTGCTGCTGCTCGCCGCCCCGGCGGCGGCGCTGGCCGCGCTGGCGCCCGCGCTCTGGGTGCTGGCGGTGGCCGTGGTGCTGCTCGGGCTGGCCGGGACGGCGGCCCAGGTGCTGGTGGCGCTGACCGCGACCGGCGCCGGTCCCGGCCGACGCGGCCGGGCGGTGGGCACGGTGATGGGCGGGCTGACCGCCGGCATCCTGCTGGCCCGGGTGGTCTCCGGGGCGCTGGCCGAGGCGGCCGGCTGGCGCGCGGTCTACGCGGCGGCGGCCGTGCTGCTGGCCGGCACGGCGCTGCTGGTGCACCGCGCACTGCCGCGCCCGGCGCCCCCGCCCGCAGCCGCAGCCGCACCGGTCCGGTACCGCTCGCTGCTGGCCGGGCCGCTGCTCCTGCTGCTCCGCGAGCCCGCGCTGCGGCTGCGCTGCGCCCACGGCTTCCTGGCCTTCGCCGCCTTCTCGGCCTTCTGGACGTCCTGCGCCTTCCTGCTGGCGGCCCCGCCGTTCGGCTTCGGCGAGGCCGCGATCGGGCTGTTCGGGCTGGCCGGGCTGGCCGGGGTGGTCTTCGCGCAACCCGCGGGCCGGTTGTGCGACCGGGGGTACGCGCGCCGGGCGAGCTCCGGCTCCACCGCCCTGATGGCCGTGTCGTTCGCGGTGCTCGCGCTCGGACGCGGCAGCCTGGTGGCACTGGCCGCCGGGGCCGTGCTGCTCGACCTCGGGCTGCGCGGCGTCCAGACCGCCAACCAGCAGCAGATCTACGCCCGGCTGCCGACCGCCGCCCACAGCCGGGTCACCACCGCCTACATGACCTGCTACTTCGCCGGGGGCGCGACCGGCTCCGCGCTCTCCGCCGCCCTCTACGCCCGGGCCGGATGGACCGGCGTCTGCCTGCTCGGCGCGGCGCTCGCCGCCGCGCCGCTGCTCCGGTCCCGGCTCGCACCCACCACCACCGAGGAGACCCCATGA
- a CDS encoding dihydroorotase — translation MSAETPEPRPEPRYDLVVSGVRLVTPEGVLPGGIAVADGRIARLLQPGECPPAARTLDGAGRHLLPGLIDSHVHFRTPGLTHKEDWAHASRAAVAGGVTTVIDMPNTVPPLLTGAEAHRRAGSIAGTSLVDFRFHLGVAGDDPSPLLEVGPREATSVKVFLAGHHTAPNVVRDPVALERVFRTAAEAGLRLLLHAEDDGVFALLDRWRGAPTCYAEYERHRPRSGAISAVARVLELVERHGTAVHVLHVSTAEEADLLTAAAHVGMPVTFELTPHHLSFTAADTQRLGARVRLSPAIREPADRSRLWQAVLDGHAATLGSDHAPHSRAEKLRPPADAPPGLPGVQEMATAVHTGLRRRAPEEHADAHLRHLARLLAARPAELFGLDGRKGRLRPGLDADFVLFDADHRWMFGPEDVRSKCGWSAYEGWTMTGRVLLTARRGETVYDLHGDGGGAAFGAPDGEWLDAHGPVAPRVRT, via the coding sequence GGCTGGTCACCCCGGAGGGCGTGCTCCCGGGCGGGATCGCGGTCGCGGACGGACGGATCGCCCGGCTGCTGCAGCCGGGCGAGTGCCCGCCCGCCGCGCGGACCCTGGACGGCGCCGGGCGGCACCTGCTGCCCGGCCTGATCGACTCCCACGTCCACTTCCGCACCCCGGGGCTGACCCACAAGGAGGACTGGGCGCACGCGAGCCGCGCCGCCGTCGCCGGCGGGGTGACCACGGTGATCGACATGCCGAACACCGTGCCGCCGCTGCTCACCGGCGCGGAGGCGCACCGCCGGGCCGGGTCGATCGCCGGGACCTCGCTGGTGGACTTCCGCTTCCATCTGGGCGTGGCCGGTGACGACCCGTCACCGCTGCTGGAGGTGGGCCCGCGCGAGGCGACCAGCGTCAAGGTCTTCCTGGCCGGGCACCACACCGCGCCGAACGTGGTGCGCGACCCGGTGGCGCTGGAACGGGTGTTCCGCACCGCCGCCGAGGCCGGGCTGCGACTGCTGCTGCACGCCGAGGACGACGGGGTCTTCGCCCTGCTGGACCGCTGGCGCGGAGCGCCGACCTGCTACGCCGAGTACGAGCGGCACCGTCCCCGCAGCGGGGCGATCTCGGCCGTGGCCCGGGTGCTGGAGCTGGTCGAGCGGCACGGCACGGCGGTGCACGTGCTGCACGTCTCGACCGCCGAGGAGGCGGACCTGCTCACCGCCGCCGCGCACGTCGGGATGCCGGTCACCTTCGAGCTGACGCCGCACCACCTCTCCTTCACCGCAGCGGACACGCAGCGGCTCGGGGCCAGGGTGCGGCTCAGCCCGGCCATCCGGGAGCCCGCCGACCGGAGCCGGCTGTGGCAGGCGGTGCTCGACGGCCACGCCGCGACGCTGGGCAGCGACCACGCGCCGCACAGCCGCGCCGAGAAGCTGCGCCCGCCCGCCGACGCGCCGCCCGGACTGCCGGGCGTCCAGGAGATGGCCACCGCCGTCCACACCGGGCTGCGCCGGAGGGCCCCGGAGGAGCACGCCGACGCCCATCTCCGGCACCTGGCCCGGCTGCTGGCGGCCCGGCCGGCCGAGCTCTTCGGCCTGGACGGCCGCAAGGGCCGGCTGCGGCCGGGACTGGACGCCGACTTCGTCCTCTTCGACGCCGACCACCGCTGGATGTTCGGCCCGGAGGACGTCCGCTCCAAGTGCGGCTGGTCCGCCTACGAGGGCTGGACCATGACCGGGCGGGTACTGCTCACCGCCCGTCGCGGCGAGACCGTCTACGACCTCCACGGCGACGGCGGCGGTGCCGCCTTCGGCGCGCCGGACGGCGAGTGGCTCGACGCGCACGGACCGGTGGCGCCCCGGGTCCGGACGTGA
- a CDS encoding multicopper oxidase family protein, with protein MTVTAGTSTLTKFADPMPLPARLRADPADPLPTFTVRTLAAERQLHSELPPTALWTYEGGFPGPVFEVRRGQRIRVAWTNGVTTPYPAVDAYLPDAPGNPSLTMNDPGVGAAQPVPGVVGLPAWLVTHLHGAVTGGGNDGWMENALFHGDAQLSEYPNDQPAMTLWYHDHAMNITSLNVFSGLVGMYLLRDEEEDRLHLPSGGQEVPLILCDRNLATDEFGRLTGQLLHKTSGTLPFLGPYTLVNGRIWPYLEVRPGWYRFRVLNASNSRTYRLHLLDDQDQQVTVGAAWQIGTDSGLLGAPLPLTAEGLTLAPAERADLLVDFGAFAGRALRVVNSAPAPFRGDPVPAGYVLGTPLPASRLPEPDVMQFRVLGEPPVPEFTLPTELSASYYRLTHALLPADHEHRMLGLAADPDGTLGLWELGVVPDSEAPAKGQVLDGIVQVTDADGKTTTYKRLARHFDDQLNWRIRQDGWEVWRILNLSGILHPIHLHLTRFQPLSIDAYTTTAFDPALGGTAGGEPVAHTGPLPIDPSLTGWKDVMRVPPGQLVTIAGQFRGASGRYMYHCHILEHEDAGMMREFAVMPGVVMDVDNGMGGMSGMDDTSGMDGMGAGG; from the coding sequence ATGACCGTCACCGCCGGCACCAGCACCCTCACCAAGTTCGCCGACCCGATGCCGCTCCCGGCCCGGCTGCGCGCCGATCCGGCGGACCCGCTGCCGACCTTCACCGTCCGCACCCTCGCCGCCGAGCGCCAGCTGCACTCGGAGCTGCCGCCGACGGCGCTCTGGACCTACGAGGGCGGCTTCCCCGGACCGGTCTTCGAGGTCCGGCGCGGCCAACGGATCCGGGTGGCCTGGACCAACGGCGTCACCACCCCCTACCCGGCGGTCGACGCCTACCTCCCGGACGCGCCCGGCAACCCCTCGCTGACCATGAACGACCCCGGCGTCGGCGCCGCGCAGCCGGTGCCCGGCGTGGTCGGGCTGCCCGCCTGGCTGGTCACCCACCTGCACGGCGCGGTGACCGGCGGCGGCAACGACGGCTGGATGGAGAACGCGCTGTTCCACGGCGACGCCCAGCTCTCCGAGTACCCGAACGACCAGCCGGCGATGACCCTCTGGTACCACGACCACGCGATGAACATCACCAGCCTGAACGTCTTCTCCGGGCTGGTCGGGATGTACCTGCTGCGGGACGAGGAGGAGGACCGGCTGCACCTCCCCTCCGGCGGGCAGGAGGTCCCGCTGATCCTCTGCGACCGCAACCTGGCCACCGACGAGTTCGGCCGGCTGACCGGGCAGCTGCTGCACAAGACCTCCGGCACCCTGCCGTTCCTCGGGCCCTACACCCTGGTCAACGGCCGGATCTGGCCGTACCTGGAGGTCCGGCCCGGCTGGTACCGGTTCCGGGTGCTGAACGCCTCCAACTCCCGTACCTACCGGCTGCACCTGCTGGACGACCAGGACCAGCAGGTCACCGTCGGCGCGGCCTGGCAGATCGGCACCGACAGCGGGCTGCTGGGCGCGCCGCTGCCGCTCACCGCCGAGGGGCTGACCCTCGCCCCGGCCGAGCGCGCCGACCTGCTGGTCGACTTCGGCGCCTTCGCGGGCCGGGCGCTGCGGGTCGTCAACTCCGCCCCGGCGCCGTTCCGGGGCGACCCGGTCCCGGCCGGCTACGTGCTCGGCACCCCGCTGCCCGCCAGCCGGCTGCCGGAACCGGACGTGATGCAGTTCCGGGTCCTCGGCGAGCCGCCGGTACCGGAGTTCACCCTGCCGACCGAGCTCTCCGCGTCCTACTACCGGCTCACCCACGCGCTGCTCCCGGCCGACCACGAGCACCGGATGCTCGGGCTGGCGGCCGACCCGGACGGCACGCTCGGCCTCTGGGAGCTGGGCGTGGTCCCGGACTCGGAGGCCCCGGCCAAGGGGCAGGTGCTGGACGGCATCGTCCAGGTCACCGACGCGGACGGGAAGACCACCACCTACAAGCGGCTGGCCCGGCACTTCGACGACCAGCTCAACTGGCGGATCCGGCAGGACGGCTGGGAGGTGTGGCGGATCCTCAACCTGAGCGGGATCCTGCACCCGATCCACCTCCACCTGACCCGCTTCCAGCCGCTGTCGATCGACGCCTACACCACCACCGCCTTCGACCCCGCGCTCGGCGGCACGGCCGGCGGCGAGCCCGTCGCCCACACCGGGCCGCTGCCGATCGATCCCTCGCTCACCGGCTGGAAGGACGTGATGCGGGTCCCGCCCGGTCAGCTGGTGACCATCGCCGGGCAGTTCCGCGGCGCCTCCGGCCGGTACATGTACCACTGCCACATCCTGGAGCACGAGGACGCCGGGATGATGCGGGAGTTCGCGGTGATGCCGGGCGTGGTGATGGACGTCGACAACGGCATGGGCGGCATGAGCGGGATGGACGACACGAGCGGGATGGACGGCATGGGCGCCGGCGGCTGA
- a CDS encoding sensor histidine kinase, which produces MSAAETGTVRVARSRASVRAAYVACALSLASVMVWMGLAFGDLGGPRLAQVDFVPFSTRILFSLGCTVCGAVVFAHPSGGPAGGLLLVAGTGDLIGDAGPPAAVALGAGPDIWTAVVLASVLGTVLYTVALYVLPLLLPTGRLPRGRRGQVLAALIALWTVAQVGYEYGSLPEWYGRPSPLLHAPWSSIHAAIAVPVGPVFAQVAVGISVLTTTVMLVRWRQGRVSPQRTGWLGRPLAPLALMAPFLVWEYLNYVSYFFDVTVPYILALDYVAVLLWPLGLGLVFVRDRSGHLDRAGRRALTLLAVLVLLVLGFTAFALLLSRTVPGSRTPGALVLGIVALLAGLLTRTVGGRAVSLVDRFYYGDRAEPYRVVRELAERLSRAVDPAEAPRLLCETVVDTLRFPAARVLVSTTGGPRETAALGSAPHYSEWHRFELSYEGSPIGLLEAAARAGEGELDQQDHDVLRFLADQAAPAVASLRLYQELQASRERIVLAREETRRQLRRDLHDGLAPALAGLRLQVDTAQAGLGEETPAAGQLAAVSQGIADAITELRRINDGLAPAMLDRGGLGDSLRHLAGQLTSRRLVVEAVCDPDPLPPLPAAVEVAVYRIAAEALHNVVRHAGARNARLRVRVVRGSVTAEIGDDGGGMGSGPPSGGGLGLRSMAERAAELGGTLSVLGNPLAQGAGVLVRAVIPVREPD; this is translated from the coding sequence ATGAGCGCAGCCGAGACCGGGACCGTCCGGGTCGCCCGCTCGCGGGCGTCCGTCCGCGCGGCCTACGTCGCCTGTGCCCTCTCCCTCGCCTCGGTGATGGTCTGGATGGGCCTGGCCTTCGGCGACCTCGGCGGCCCCCGGCTCGCCCAGGTGGACTTCGTGCCCTTCAGCACCCGGATCCTCTTCTCCCTGGGCTGCACGGTCTGCGGGGCGGTCGTCTTCGCCCACCCCTCCGGCGGCCCGGCCGGCGGGCTGCTGCTGGTCGCCGGGACCGGGGACCTGATCGGCGACGCGGGCCCGCCCGCCGCCGTCGCCCTGGGCGCCGGACCCGACATCTGGACCGCCGTCGTCCTCGCCTCGGTGCTCGGCACCGTCCTCTACACCGTCGCGCTCTACGTGCTGCCGCTGCTGCTCCCCACCGGACGACTGCCCCGGGGCCGCCGGGGGCAGGTGCTGGCGGCCCTGATCGCGCTGTGGACGGTGGCCCAGGTCGGCTACGAGTACGGGAGCCTCCCGGAGTGGTACGGCCGCCCCAGCCCGCTGCTGCACGCACCCTGGAGCAGCATCCACGCCGCGATCGCGGTGCCGGTGGGGCCGGTGTTTGCCCAAGTGGCGGTCGGCATCTCGGTGCTGACCACGACGGTGATGCTGGTCCGCTGGCGGCAGGGGAGGGTGTCGCCGCAGCGGACCGGGTGGCTGGGCCGGCCGCTGGCGCCGCTGGCGCTGATGGCACCCTTCCTGGTCTGGGAGTACCTCAACTACGTCTCGTACTTCTTCGACGTCACCGTGCCCTACATCCTGGCCCTCGACTACGTCGCGGTGCTGCTCTGGCCGCTGGGCCTGGGGCTGGTCTTCGTCCGGGACCGCTCCGGGCACCTGGACCGGGCCGGGCGCCGGGCGCTGACGCTGCTGGCGGTGCTGGTGCTGCTGGTGCTCGGATTCACCGCGTTCGCCCTGCTGCTCTCCCGCACGGTGCCGGGCTCGCGCACGCCCGGCGCGCTGGTACTCGGGATCGTGGCGCTGCTGGCCGGGCTGCTGACCCGCACCGTCGGCGGACGGGCGGTCAGCCTGGTCGACCGCTTCTACTACGGCGACCGCGCCGAGCCCTACCGGGTGGTGCGGGAGCTCGCCGAACGGCTGAGCCGGGCGGTGGACCCCGCCGAGGCGCCCCGGCTGCTCTGCGAGACCGTGGTCGACACCCTCCGCTTCCCGGCCGCCCGGGTGCTGGTCAGCACCACCGGCGGCCCCCGGGAGACCGCCGCCCTCGGCAGCGCCCCGCACTACTCGGAGTGGCACCGGTTCGAGCTCTCCTACGAGGGCTCCCCGATCGGGCTGCTGGAGGCCGCCGCGCGGGCCGGCGAGGGCGAACTCGACCAGCAGGACCACGACGTCCTCCGCTTCCTCGCCGACCAGGCCGCCCCGGCCGTGGCCTCGCTCCGGCTCTACCAGGAGCTGCAGGCCAGCCGGGAGCGGATCGTGCTCGCCCGGGAGGAGACCCGCCGGCAGCTCCGCCGCGACCTGCACGACGGGCTGGCCCCCGCGCTCGCCGGGCTGCGGCTGCAGGTCGACACCGCGCAGGCCGGGCTGGGCGAGGAGACGCCCGCCGCCGGGCAGTTGGCCGCGGTCTCGCAGGGGATCGCGGACGCCATCACCGAGCTGCGCCGGATCAACGACGGCCTGGCCCCGGCGATGCTGGACCGGGGCGGGCTCGGCGACTCGCTGCGCCATCTGGCCGGGCAGCTGACCAGTCGGCGACTCGTGGTCGAGGCGGTCTGCGACCCCGACCCGCTGCCGCCGCTGCCGGCCGCGGTCGAGGTCGCGGTCTACCGGATCGCGGCCGAGGCGCTGCACAACGTGGTCCGGCACGCCGGGGCGCGGAACGCCCGGCTCCGGGTGCGGGTGGTCCGGGGCTCGGTGACCGCCGAGATCGGCGACGACGGCGGCGGGATGGGGTCGGGCCCGCCCTCCGGCGGCGGCCTGGGCCTGCGCTCGATGGCGGAGCGCGCGGCGGAGCTCGGCGGGACCCTCAGCGTCCTCGGCAACCCGCTGGCGCAGGGCGCGGGCGTGCTGGTCCGGGCGGTCATCCCGGTCCGCGAGCCGGACTGA